From Shewanella yunxiaonensis, the proteins below share one genomic window:
- a CDS encoding transposase domain-containing protein: protein MIDVKEYYTTTEIAGLPDCPTTPQGTALRATKENWTYRKRDGRGGGREYHINSLPPAARAALLVRQGKLEFDGKLLNLPKPAQPRYDRDALWALWERAGNNAQAKAQRKVTYVRAFHALVETGFGKMDAYAHVCREFDVAKATLIRDVLKVEGYDPADWLPQLLTKNKILAMNAAESRRAEIDEQAWECFKADYLRLDQPSFKACYYRLKDAAKAKGWSVPSVKSLERRFKAEIPHEQQVLLRQGEHALMKLYPSQTRTVEDIEAMQWINGDGYLHNVFVRWYNGDIVRPKTWFWQDIRSRKIIGWRTGISENTDTIRLSLMDVVREYGIPRDITIDNTRAAANKWLTGGVPNRYRFKVKPDDPLGLIPMMGIKLHWSSVQFGKGHGQAKPIERAFGVGGLNEFVDKHPAFTGAYTGPNPMAKPENYGSRAIPVEKFMEVLADGIRQYNQREKRQTEVCRGVLSFDEAFNNSYANAVVRKPNAEQIRMLMLSSEAVRVDRNGCVSTEASGSIRGRTNLYHCDALFQYIGKKVVVRFDPDNLHTSVVCYELQGLLIGEAECISGAGFGDTDAAREHDRHRKGKVKAQKIAAKKQLQMDAIEAAELMRQISPDTPTTPAPAASEMVHLRHGNTVRKVMATTEAAPALDIETDFAAGVAELLAEKQRRQL, encoded by the coding sequence ATGATTGATGTAAAGGAATACTACACAACAACTGAAATTGCTGGTTTACCTGATTGCCCAACAACACCACAAGGTACAGCTCTTCGTGCTACTAAAGAAAACTGGACTTACCGCAAGCGCGATGGTCGTGGTGGAGGTCGTGAATATCACATCAACAGCTTACCCCCTGCAGCTCGCGCAGCCCTATTAGTTCGCCAGGGCAAGCTTGAGTTCGACGGCAAGTTGCTTAACCTTCCTAAACCCGCACAACCACGTTATGACCGCGATGCGTTATGGGCGCTTTGGGAACGCGCAGGTAACAATGCTCAGGCCAAAGCACAGCGCAAAGTTACCTATGTTCGCGCCTTTCATGCACTCGTGGAAACGGGATTCGGCAAGATGGATGCCTATGCTCATGTTTGCCGTGAATTTGATGTAGCCAAAGCCACCCTTATTCGGGATGTTCTGAAAGTTGAGGGCTACGATCCAGCAGACTGGTTGCCACAACTGCTGACCAAAAACAAAATTCTTGCAATGAACGCAGCAGAAAGCCGCCGCGCAGAGATTGATGAACAGGCTTGGGAATGCTTCAAGGCGGACTACCTTCGACTGGATCAACCTTCATTTAAGGCATGTTATTACCGTCTTAAAGATGCTGCAAAAGCAAAGGGTTGGTCTGTACCCTCAGTTAAAAGTCTTGAGCGCCGTTTTAAAGCCGAAATTCCACACGAACAACAAGTGCTGCTGCGTCAAGGCGAGCATGCTTTGATGAAACTTTATCCATCGCAAACCCGTACCGTTGAGGATATTGAGGCTATGCAATGGATCAACGGTGACGGGTACCTACATAACGTATTTGTGCGCTGGTACAACGGCGATATTGTGCGTCCTAAAACGTGGTTTTGGCAGGACATCCGCAGTAGAAAAATCATCGGCTGGCGCACAGGTATTAGTGAAAATACCGACACTATTCGCCTCAGCCTGATGGATGTAGTTCGTGAATATGGCATCCCCCGCGACATTACCATCGATAACACCCGAGCAGCAGCCAACAAGTGGCTGACTGGCGGTGTACCTAACCGCTACCGCTTCAAGGTAAAGCCCGATGATCCGCTGGGTTTGATACCCATGATGGGCATCAAACTGCATTGGTCATCAGTGCAATTTGGTAAAGGCCACGGTCAGGCAAAGCCGATAGAACGCGCCTTTGGTGTGGGTGGTTTAAACGAATTTGTCGATAAACACCCAGCGTTTACTGGTGCCTACACTGGCCCAAATCCAATGGCTAAACCTGAAAACTACGGCAGCAGGGCTATTCCTGTTGAGAAGTTTATGGAGGTATTAGCTGATGGTATACGGCAATACAACCAACGAGAGAAGCGCCAAACCGAGGTATGTCGTGGGGTGTTGAGCTTCGATGAAGCTTTTAACAATAGCTATGCCAATGCTGTAGTCCGTAAGCCTAACGCAGAACAGATCCGCATGCTGATGTTGAGTTCCGAGGCTGTACGCGTAGATCGCAATGGATGCGTGTCCACTGAGGCCAGTGGCAGCATCAGAGGTCGAACAAATCTCTACCACTGTGATGCGTTATTCCAATATATCGGCAAAAAAGTGGTGGTGCGTTTTGACCCAGACAACCTGCATACCAGTGTCGTCTGTTATGAGCTGCAGGGTTTATTGATCGGCGAGGCAGAATGCATCAGTGGTGCAGGTTTCGGCGATACCGATGCTGCACGTGAACACGACCGCCATCGTAAGGGAAAAGTCAAAGCCCAAAAAATTGCCGCAAAAAAACAGCTACAGATGGATGCCATCGAGGC
- a CDS encoding MerR family transcriptional regulator: MTRINWKKVTANSLRHAMELCLEHAKERKNLSVDRVADLMGLPNKWTIYKWLENGRMPAVLIRSFEHACGIDLMTRYIASSAGMLVIDIPAGKAADHKEINELQSGFAEAIGLLIKFYAGNAEADETIGALSNVMGGLAWHRQNVAKSGTPELELFGGDND; encoded by the coding sequence ATGACAAGAATAAACTGGAAAAAGGTCACCGCAAACTCTTTACGACATGCTATGGAGCTTTGCCTTGAGCATGCAAAAGAACGTAAAAATTTGTCAGTTGACCGCGTAGCAGATCTTATGGGGCTGCCAAATAAGTGGACCATTTACAAATGGCTTGAAAATGGTCGCATGCCTGCGGTGTTAATCCGCTCATTTGAACACGCCTGTGGCATCGATTTGATGACACGCTATATCGCGTCATCAGCGGGGATGTTGGTGATTGATATTCCTGCCGGGAAAGCTGCTGATCATAAAGAGATCAACGAGCTGCAATCAGGGTTCGCTGAGGCAATAGGTTTACTCATTAAATTTTATGCAGGCAATGCTGAGGCTGACGAAACCATTGGTGCGCTTAGCAATGTTATGGGGGGTTTAGCCTGGCATCGTCAGAACGTAGCAAAATCAGGAACGCCTGAACTGGAGTTGTTCGGAGGCGATAATGATTGA
- a CDS encoding XRE family transcriptional regulator, translating into MSVSTLKEQVESFRIRLNELIGDQSYRAFANKCSLSETAIRKYSVGESTPNLERLYAIAEASGVSLRWLTTGEGPMYQDGTGYFGEIDIPPNTYRYRKEESSTVKEDFHQDGNFKHEYALIPVYQVSVSAGNGSFVGEEHSDKHLAFRRRWLTMRGFDEQDLAVVMANGDSMEPTIPNKSTLVVHTGRKQPTDGNIYVIRNGDQVWVKRIQVKPGAWLLLSENKLYPPIEIPMTEQNQFEIVGQVVHISKDIGD; encoded by the coding sequence ATGAGTGTTTCAACTTTGAAAGAACAAGTTGAAAGTTTCCGAATCCGCTTAAATGAGTTGATTGGAGACCAAAGCTATCGAGCATTTGCTAACAAATGTTCCTTATCCGAAACAGCAATAAGGAAATATTCGGTTGGCGAATCGACTCCTAATCTAGAAAGACTTTATGCAATTGCTGAGGCTTCTGGTGTTTCACTTAGATGGTTAACTACCGGTGAAGGACCTATGTACCAAGATGGTACTGGCTATTTTGGCGAAATAGATATTCCTCCAAATACTTATCGTTATAGAAAAGAAGAGTCAAGTACTGTTAAAGAAGATTTCCACCAAGATGGAAATTTTAAACATGAATATGCACTAATACCTGTTTACCAAGTTTCTGTCTCTGCGGGGAATGGTAGTTTTGTTGGTGAAGAACATTCAGATAAACACCTGGCGTTTCGCCGTAGATGGCTGACGATGCGCGGCTTTGATGAGCAGGATCTGGCAGTGGTTATGGCTAATGGTGACAGCATGGAGCCAACCATACCGAATAAAAGCACGCTGGTGGTTCATACCGGACGCAAGCAGCCAACAGATGGCAACATCTATGTAATTAGGAATGGCGACCAGGTGTGGGTAAAACGCATTCAGGTTAAGCCTGGTGCGTGGCTACTACTGAGTGAAAACAAACTGTATCCGCCTATTGAAATACCAATGACGGAACAGAATCAGTTTGAGATTGTGGGGCAGGTCGTTCACATATCGAAAGATATCGGGGACTAA
- a CDS encoding helix-turn-helix domain-containing protein: MDISRVFYSLISNERLINEAKKMRKNHSRIKSDWHRQDILAEVRKACGSLTNLSKSNGLASNTLQNALDRKWPKGEQIIADAIGVDPAEIWPSRYAEEFSTSTNGDALQQAVA, from the coding sequence ATGGATATTAGTCGTGTATTTTACTCTCTCATTTCAAATGAACGACTAATAAACGAGGCCAAAAAAATGCGCAAGAACCACTCACGCATAAAGAGTGACTGGCACAGACAAGACATTCTTGCCGAAGTCAGAAAAGCCTGCGGGTCACTCACTAACTTATCAAAATCTAACGGACTGGCATCTAACACGCTCCAAAATGCATTAGATAGAAAATGGCCAAAAGGCGAGCAAATCATCGCCGATGCTATTGGTGTTGATCCTGCTGAAATTTGGCCTAGCCGTTACGCGGAAGAGTTTAGCACATCTACTAATGGCGATGCACTGCAGCAGGCTGTTGCATGA